AGCGGggcaagaaaatttttgtttaacgtTAGTgtgtaaagaagaagaagaagaagaaagtaaaaaaaaaaaaaaaaaaaaaaaaaaaaaaaaaaaaaaatttttttttttttttttttttttttttttttttttttttttttagttgttgtgTGTTGtcttttcatgtatatatatttctgaagacACTTTCATCACAGCACTACTTGTTTCAAGAGTTTAACATTGAAATCAACCATGCTGTTGGATCTACCTATGCTCGTCGTTCCACCTCCTCTCTCTCCTATTCCGGAGCCATCTGCTAAGACCAACCAAGTGCTGAAGCCGGCTCATACTCAAGAGTATAAGCATCAAATGACTATGATGGTTCTATGCATTGATGAAAAGGGATACACTTTGACAGATGGACATGTCTCCCATTCGTCCGATAAGCTGCACCCTAAGCGCTTGAGAAAGACATTGGCACAGACCCATGGTACGCATCTCTTCTTTGCAGACTTGAAAACAAAACGGTACTACAAAAAATTCTTTGgcagtttaaaattaaagcatcaaacttttattttaaacagccgaaagaaaattgaaaagtgCCTGTATTGCAAAAAGAAATGTCATCGTTGGCTGGCGGTAGTACGAGGTATtgagaatttttatagaataaaaatggatCCCATTCCTCACTGAACCAGCCTTGGAGCTTTGTGCAGATATTATTCAAAAGGGATCACACTGAGCATGCGCCAACTCACAGTATATATAAAAGCTCGTGCGACTGTCTCACTTCATTTCTAGCAAAATGTCTCTCTCTTTATACACACAATTGCTGCGAGCAGTGCTGGAACAGTTGCCGGAGCCAGCAGAGGTTCATGTGGGTGAGGCCTACAGGGAAGAGATGGTGAAGCTTGCAAAAGAGATGGTACCAACTATTGATCTGAAGTTGGTACCTATCATCAGCGAGGAGTTGAAATCGTTTGCACGGAAAAAGGATGGACTGCAATGGTTTTTGTGGAAGACAGAAGGGATCCCCCGTCTGATGGAATTTGCCATGACACTCTATTGCAATTACGATAAGCATATGAGTGAAATGGACAAATGGACCAGATTGGGGGAACTAACCATAGAGTCCATCTACTCTTCCCCAGGGCCAGAAAGTTGTTTCGGAGATTGTCCGATATGCACGGAGCCTCTGCATAGAAAAATAACAACTTCATGCGGGCACAACTTTCATGGAGAATGTTTAGAAATGTGGATGAGAGAGAACTTGTCTTGTCCAATGTGTAGAAAGAACCTCTGCGGGTATGCTTGGCATCGTTCATGAATGTCCTCTGAATGCCtccaaaaaaatgggagagagtcGATACGATGCGAGTCGTATCGgctctctcccatttttttgggTTCAAGAGTGTGCCAACCTTGAAGAGAGACtttatcaaaaattgtaattctaaagTTAATTTTAGCAATAGACCAGCTTTGGGAAAATTTGAATAGACTAGCTTTGTGAGGGGGTaatgttaattttagaatattgaataaacCAACTTTGGATAATgtaaaagtataagaaataaactgtaatctaatgtaaaagtaattatatgtatatctgtaaactaatgttaataatgtaaaagtaattataacaaatctaaacaccattttttttttttttttttttttttttttttttttttttcaacttttgagTGAATATAACTTCACCCTAATATTGCAGTCTTTCAAAACTATATCATTATGTGGTTTCAAATCGCTTTAACTCCCTATCTTCCTCCGGTGGCCGTACTCATTAGCGAAAG
Above is a genomic segment from Argiope bruennichi chromosome 1, qqArgBrue1.1, whole genome shotgun sequence containing:
- the LOC129962955 gene encoding E3 ubiquitin-protein ligase RNF126-B-like — protein: MSLSLYTQLLRAVLEQLPEPAEVHVGEAYREEMVKLAKEMVPTIDLKLVPIISEELKSFARKKDGLQWFLWKTEGIPRLMEFAMTLYCNYDKHMSEMDKWTRLGELTIESIYSSPGPESCFGDCPICTEPLHRKITTSCGHNFHGECLEMWMRENLSCPMCRKNLCGYAWHRS